A single region of the Candidatus Methylomirabilis lanthanidiphila genome encodes:
- the mepM_1 gene encoding Murein DD-endopeptidase MepM, which yields MAKKFYTVLVLPDAGSQIRRFHIAKPLLSALAVAAGLIFVGFLFLIYQTVSHTGHMLELRQLRTISSEQTNLLQKFEQLQNQMAQLREFDVRLRTAAGLEVKGTESAMIGVGGADTVSAGALVVAALAHQTPSVGSSIKIGVDNLGGELDRLSREMNDRNKSFQGLLGALEAKRSLLASTPTIWPIKGWLTAGFGQRRSPFTGRKEMHEGVDISNSAGTPIIAPADGVVTYTGPLGAFGNVVSVNHGNKISTFFAHLQQEKVTRGQKVRRGDVIGLVGATGRATGPHLHYEIQVNEVSVDPTKYVIDPDAVKFLGNGESAD from the coding sequence ATGGCAAAGAAGTTTTATACGGTCCTTGTCCTTCCCGATGCCGGTTCTCAGATTCGAAGGTTTCATATCGCGAAACCCCTGCTGAGTGCGCTAGCGGTCGCAGCGGGCCTCATCTTCGTCGGCTTTCTGTTTCTGATCTATCAGACGGTGAGCCATACGGGTCACATGCTGGAGCTCCGTCAGCTTCGAACCATATCGAGCGAGCAAACCAATCTGTTGCAGAAGTTTGAGCAGCTCCAGAATCAAATGGCCCAGCTCCGGGAGTTCGACGTCCGTTTACGGACGGCCGCCGGGCTGGAGGTGAAGGGTACGGAGAGCGCGATGATCGGCGTGGGCGGAGCCGATACCGTGAGTGCGGGTGCTCTGGTGGTGGCAGCGCTTGCTCATCAGACCCCATCTGTCGGCTCTTCGATAAAGATCGGGGTTGACAATCTTGGCGGCGAGCTTGATCGTTTAAGTCGAGAGATGAACGACCGCAACAAGAGCTTTCAGGGTCTATTGGGGGCGCTCGAGGCGAAACGGAGTCTTCTGGCGTCCACCCCGACCATCTGGCCGATCAAAGGGTGGCTCACAGCCGGGTTCGGACAGCGGCGTTCTCCATTTACCGGGCGGAAAGAGATGCATGAAGGCGTGGATATTTCGAACAGCGCTGGGACGCCGATCATCGCGCCTGCCGACGGGGTAGTCACATATACGGGTCCGCTTGGCGCGTTCGGCAACGTGGTGTCAGTGAACCATGGCAACAAGATTTCTACCTTCTTTGCTCACCTGCAACAGGAAAAGGTGACTCGGGGCCAGAAGGTAAGAAGAGGGGATGTGATCGGCCTGGTGGGGGCAACGGGCCGCGCGACCGGGCCTCACCTTCACTATGAGATACAGGTGAACGAAGTGTCTGTTGATCCAACTAAGTATGTCATCGACCCGGATGCGGTGAAATTTCTAGGGAACGGTGAATCGGCCGACTAG
- a CDS encoding restriction endonuclease, whose amino-acid sequence MPRTTIDRLIINSPYEEPARHWRYERETRLFDLVEGRRPAGYVVASENSMAFDDPGIFVEIPLVNQIRPRVKAWREAGYPGVTSITKRLLDYWRDPEEFEVRRLFFCQLEAIETLIWLTEAPAAERMGVEISGDGGAFARQCCKMATGSGKTIVMAMVIAWQILNKVTYPQDARFAKHVLVLAPGLTVKSRLAVLEPAAEGNYYEVFRIVPPALLDTLRQGKVLVHNWHTLSWDSEEQVKKRRSVDKRGVKSDEAYTREVLGKMANARNLLVINDEAHHAWRVNWEAEGKYLRARDLKDSAEEATVWIGGLDRLHRSRGILTCYDFSATPFTPSGKKSSEEALFGWIVSDFGLNDAIESGLVKTPRVVVRDDAVPDARTYKSRLYHIYNDPDVKDDLNHRAELHEPLPDLVLNAYYLLGYDWREAWKAWAEAGLRTPPVMITVCNRTETAARVKHAFDSKRIHIDELCDSERILHIDSKVLDEAEAREAVDSEQGTVDSEEEISDPLLTTIHKPLTTAQKAELLRKTVDTVGRPGQPGEKIQKVISVGMLSEGWDAKTVTHIMGLRAFTSQLLCEQVVGRGLRRTSYEVNPDTGLFEPEYVNIFGVPFTFLPHEGGQDGPPPPPTPKTEVKPELAKAAFEIRWPNVVRIDHIFQPTLTLDWSRVRPLELDAAQTAQVAELAPILEGKPDVTKINRIELERLAREFRTQRIIFETARDVFDQMQHDWRGSREVLLAQLVRLAEQFIRSDRIAFHPSLFYQDDLRRRLIVTLNMSRIVQHIWEAVRQENTERLTPVFDRDHPIRSTGEMRAWYTGKPCERTRRSHINVCVYDSTWEASDAFVLDDSDHISAWVKNDHLGFEVLYVYRGVVRKYRPDFLVRLVNGEMLILETKGQDTEQDQVKRRYLDEWTQAVNAHGGFGRWRWAVARQPGEIRDILMRSAAEESGD is encoded by the coding sequence ATGCCTCGCACGACCATTGACCGCCTGATCATCAACTCGCCCTACGAAGAGCCCGCGCGCCACTGGCGCTATGAGCGCGAGACGCGGCTGTTTGACCTGGTGGAAGGCCGTCGTCCGGCGGGGTACGTTGTCGCGTCTGAGAACTCCATGGCGTTCGACGACCCCGGCATCTTTGTGGAAATCCCACTGGTCAACCAGATTCGCCCGCGCGTCAAAGCTTGGCGCGAGGCGGGCTATCCGGGTGTCACCAGCATCACCAAACGGCTGTTGGATTACTGGCGCGACCCGGAGGAGTTCGAGGTGCGGCGCTTGTTCTTCTGCCAGTTGGAGGCGATAGAGACGCTCATCTGGCTGACCGAAGCGCCCGCCGCCGAGCGGATGGGAGTTGAGATATCGGGTGATGGCGGCGCCTTTGCGCGCCAATGCTGCAAGATGGCCACCGGATCAGGCAAGACCATCGTGATGGCGATGGTCATCGCCTGGCAGATCCTGAACAAGGTTACGTATCCGCAGGACGCCCGTTTTGCCAAACACGTACTGGTCCTCGCGCCGGGACTGACGGTGAAGAGCCGTCTAGCCGTGCTGGAACCGGCAGCGGAGGGAAACTATTACGAAGTCTTCCGCATCGTCCCGCCCGCGCTGCTGGACACACTGCGTCAGGGCAAGGTGCTGGTGCACAACTGGCACACCCTCAGTTGGGACAGCGAGGAGCAGGTCAAGAAGCGGCGCAGCGTGGACAAGCGAGGCGTCAAAAGCGACGAAGCCTACACCCGTGAGGTGCTGGGCAAAATGGCGAACGCCCGAAACCTGCTGGTCATCAATGACGAGGCCCACCACGCCTGGCGCGTGAACTGGGAGGCGGAGGGCAAATACCTGCGCGCCCGCGATCTCAAGGACAGCGCCGAGGAAGCCACCGTCTGGATCGGCGGGTTGGACCGGCTGCACCGCTCGCGGGGCATCCTCACCTGTTACGACTTTTCCGCCACACCCTTCACGCCGTCGGGCAAGAAGAGCAGCGAGGAGGCGCTGTTTGGCTGGATCGTCAGCGACTTTGGGCTGAACGACGCCATTGAGTCTGGGCTAGTTAAGACGCCGCGCGTGGTGGTGCGCGACGACGCCGTGCCGGACGCCAGAACCTATAAATCGCGCCTCTACCATATCTACAACGACCCGGACGTGAAGGACGACCTGAACCACCGGGCCGAGCTGCACGAGCCGCTACCCGACCTGGTGCTGAACGCCTACTACCTGTTGGGCTACGACTGGCGCGAGGCGTGGAAGGCGTGGGCTGAGGCCGGGCTGCGCACCCCGCCGGTGATGATTACCGTCTGCAACCGCACTGAAACGGCGGCCCGGGTCAAGCACGCCTTCGACTCCAAGCGCATCCATATTGACGAACTGTGTGACTCGGAGCGCATCCTGCACATTGACTCGAAGGTGCTGGACGAGGCAGAGGCGCGGGAAGCAGTGGATAGTGAGCAGGGGACAGTGGATAGTGAAGAAGAGATCAGTGATCCGTTGCTAACCACTATCCACAAACCACTGACCACTGCGCAAAAAGCGGAGCTTTTGCGTAAGACGGTGGACACGGTGGGACGCCCCGGCCAGCCCGGCGAGAAAATACAAAAGGTCATTTCAGTGGGGATGCTCAGTGAGGGCTGGGATGCTAAAACAGTAACTCACATCATGGGGCTGCGCGCCTTCACCAGCCAGTTGTTGTGCGAGCAGGTGGTGGGGCGCGGTCTGCGGCGCACCTCTTACGAGGTTAACCCCGATACCGGCCTGTTCGAGCCGGAGTACGTCAACATCTTCGGCGTGCCGTTCACCTTTTTGCCGCACGAAGGCGGACAGGACGGCCCGCCCCCGCCGCCCACGCCCAAGACAGAGGTCAAGCCCGAGTTGGCCAAGGCCGCGTTTGAAATCCGCTGGCCGAATGTGGTGCGAATCGACCACATCTTCCAGCCCACGCTGACGCTGGATTGGTCAAGGGTCCGTCCGCTGGAACTGGACGCGGCGCAGACGGCCCAGGTAGCGGAGCTGGCGCCCATCCTGGAAGGTAAGCCGGACGTGACCAAGATTAACCGCATCGAGTTGGAGCGGCTGGCGCGTGAGTTCCGTACCCAGCGCATCATTTTCGAGACGGCGCGGGACGTGTTCGATCAAATGCAACACGATTGGCGGGGCAGCCGCGAAGTGCTGCTGGCGCAATTGGTGCGGCTGGCCGAACAGTTCATTCGTTCCGACCGGATCGCCTTTCACCCGTCCCTGTTCTATCAGGACGACCTGCGCCGCCGTCTGATCGTCACGCTCAACATGTCGCGTATCGTGCAGCATATCTGGGAGGCGGTGCGGCAGGAGAACACCGAGAGGCTCACGCCAGTTTTTGATCGTGACCATCCCATCCGCTCAACGGGGGAGATGCGCGCCTGGTACACCGGCAAGCCGTGTGAACGCACCCGCAGGTCGCATATCAACGTATGCGTCTATGACAGCACGTGGGAAGCTTCCGATGCCTTTGTGTTGGACGACAGCGACCATATCTCCGCCTGGGTGAAGAATGATCACCTGGGCTTCGAGGTGTTGTACGTCTATCGAGGCGTCGTGCGGAAGTACCGGCCTGACTTCTTGGTCCGCCTCGTCAACGGCGAGATGTTGATTCTGGAGACCAAAGGGCAGGATACGGAGCAGGACCAGGTCAAACGGCGCTATCTGGACGAATGGACGCAGGCCGTGAACGCGCACGGCGGGTTCGGACGATGGCGGTGGGCAGTGGCCCGTCAGCCGGGCGAGATTCGGGATATTTTGATGCGCAGTGCAGCGGAAGAATCTGGGGACTAA
- a CDS encoding membrane protein has translation MAVILRTGLLLALSNVFMTFAWYGHLKNLNHQRWYVAALASWGIALFEYMLQVPANRIGYTQLSVSQLKIMQEVIALSVFAPFAVLYMDQPLKLDYVWAALCLLGAVYFIFRS, from the coding sequence ATGGCGGTTATTCTTCGTACGGGATTGTTGTTGGCGCTTTCAAATGTGTTTATGACGTTCGCGTGGTACGGCCATCTGAAAAACCTGAATCATCAGAGATGGTACGTCGCCGCATTAGCAAGCTGGGGCATTGCGCTCTTCGAGTACATGCTCCAGGTGCCTGCCAATCGGATTGGCTATACGCAACTGAGCGTCTCGCAGCTCAAAATCATGCAGGAGGTCATTGCGTTATCGGTGTTTGCGCCGTTCGCCGTCCTGTATATGGACCAGCCGCTTAAACTCGATTACGTGTGGGCGGCATTGTGTCTGCTCGGCGCAGTCTATTTCATCTTTCGATCATAA